A window of Clostridia bacterium contains these coding sequences:
- a CDS encoding heme lyase CcmF/NrfE family subunit: MPQIGSFSLLLALALSVYAFGAGTIALMRRNEILGETARRAGIAIFVAVTAASLALVLAAFRNDFSVAYILHHSNRDLPIQYKFAALWSGQEGSLLFWCWLLAAYGLVLRLRHKVDTRLVAYASVIIAAVQIFFLLLVNFAAHPFATVSGTIPPDGNGLNPLLQYPEMVIHPPMLYLGYVGMTVPFAFALAALIMKYPGEKWIHITRRWTMVGWAFLTCGIFLGAHWAYAVLGWGGYWGWDPVENASLLPWLTGTAFLHSVMMQEKRGMMKVWNMWLIFSTFLLSIFGTFLTRSGVVSSVHAFAQSGIGPWFVVFLALTFATCVFFFVKNRSHLKSEHKLESLVSRESSFLFNNVLLLVSCFAVLWGTLFPVLSEWVQGTKVTVGPPFFNRVNIPIAMFLLLLTGIGPLLAWRKTSMESLRRNFLIPTIVAALTAVALIIGGMKPWQDSSVFFSLMGITLSVLVAATIFSEFWRGGRVIARHNNSNVFAGMIQLTRRNTRRYGGYIVHLGVVLVIIGFAGSAFNSDREQELGFGDKMQIGSYTLVCRSYTQDDKPNYRSEWAILDVFKGGKQVDTMFPERRFYKASEQTATIVANRSTLREDLYLVYTGINQDTGRPIIKAHLNPLVLWIWMGAHILLIGTIIALFPNMAASSVASPARERAAVPADAVASSTTTAGGDD, from the coding sequence ATGCCTCAAATCGGAAGTTTCTCACTGTTGCTGGCACTTGCATTGAGCGTTTACGCGTTTGGTGCGGGAACGATCGCGCTGATGCGGCGCAACGAAATCCTTGGCGAAACTGCGCGACGCGCCGGTATCGCCATCTTCGTCGCCGTCACGGCTGCGTCACTGGCGCTTGTGTTGGCGGCGTTCCGGAATGACTTCTCGGTCGCGTACATTCTTCACCACAGCAATCGCGACCTGCCCATCCAGTACAAGTTTGCGGCATTGTGGTCTGGCCAGGAAGGTTCGTTGCTTTTCTGGTGCTGGCTGCTTGCCGCCTACGGCCTGGTGCTGCGGCTGCGGCACAAGGTGGACACGCGCCTGGTGGCGTACGCGTCCGTCATCATTGCCGCCGTGCAGATCTTCTTCCTGCTGCTGGTGAATTTTGCGGCGCATCCGTTTGCCACCGTCAGCGGAACCATTCCGCCGGATGGCAACGGCCTCAATCCTCTCCTGCAATATCCGGAGATGGTCATCCATCCGCCGATGCTCTACCTCGGCTATGTAGGGATGACCGTGCCGTTCGCCTTCGCCCTCGCTGCCCTCATCATGAAGTATCCCGGCGAGAAGTGGATTCACATCACGCGGCGTTGGACCATGGTGGGTTGGGCTTTCCTTACCTGCGGAATCTTCCTCGGCGCACACTGGGCTTATGCCGTGCTGGGCTGGGGCGGATATTGGGGCTGGGACCCGGTTGAGAATGCTTCGCTGCTGCCGTGGCTTACCGGCACGGCTTTCCTGCACTCGGTGATGATGCAGGAGAAGCGCGGCATGATGAAGGTCTGGAACATGTGGCTAATCTTCTCCACGTTCCTGCTTTCCATCTTCGGCACCTTCCTGACGCGCTCCGGCGTCGTCAGTTCCGTACACGCCTTCGCACAATCGGGGATTGGCCCCTGGTTCGTCGTATTCCTGGCTCTGACATTCGCGACGTGCGTCTTCTTCTTCGTGAAGAACCGCTCACACCTCAAGAGCGAGCACAAGCTGGAGTCGCTGGTTTCGCGCGAATCCAGTTTCCTGTTCAATAACGTTCTGCTGCTCGTGAGTTGCTTCGCCGTTCTTTGGGGCACGCTCTTCCCCGTCCTGTCGGAATGGGTGCAGGGGACGAAAGTCACCGTCGGCCCGCCGTTCTTCAATCGCGTCAACATTCCGATTGCGATGTTTCTGCTGCTTCTCACCGGCATCGGGCCATTGCTTGCGTGGCGCAAGACGTCCATGGAAAGTCTGCGCCGCAATTTCCTGATCCCGACCATTGTTGCCGCGCTTACCGCCGTGGCGCTCATCATCGGCGGCATGAAGCCCTGGCAGGACAGCTCGGTTTTCTTTTCATTGATGGGTATCACGCTTTCTGTGCTTGTCGCTGCCACGATCTTCTCTGAGTTCTGGCGCGGCGGACGCGTTATCGCCCGTCACAATAACTCCAACGTCTTCGCCGGCATGATCCAGCTGACGCGCCGCAACACGCGCCGCTACGGCGGATACATCGTTCACCTCGGCGTGGTCCTCGTCATCATCGGCTTCGCCGGATCGGCATTCAATTCGGACCGCGAACAGGAACTCGGCTTCGGCGACAAGATGCAGATTGGTTCTTACACGCTCGTTTGCCGCTCCTACACGCAGGACGACAAACCGAACTACCGCAGCGAATGGGCCATCCTGGATGTCTTCAAGGGCGGCAAGCAGGTCGACACCATGTTCCCCGAACGCCGCTTTTACAAGGCAAGCGAGCAGACGGCGACCATCGTGGCGAACCGCTCCACGCTTCGCGAAGACCTCTATCTCGTTTACACCGGAATCAACCAGGACACCGGACGGCCCATCATCAAGGCGCACTTGAACCCGCTCGTGCTGTGGATATGGATGGGAGCCCATATCCTGCTGATTGGCACAATAATCGCGCTGTTCCCGAACATGGCGGCTTCCAGCGTGGCATCACCGGCGCGTGAGCGGGCCGCCGTTCCGGCTGACGCTGTTGCCAGCAGCACAACGACGGCCGGCGGGGACGATTAA
- a CDS encoding DUF2934 domain-containing protein gives MPKSTKATGPTAKKTSEKKNKTAATATKASVTSMPKTQDITISTEEQIRRRAYEIYKERGGHGGTAQEDWLQAEIQIRGKRTA, from the coding sequence ATGCCGAAATCCACGAAAGCAACCGGCCCCACCGCAAAAAAGACTTCCGAGAAGAAGAACAAAACTGCCGCCACAGCAACGAAAGCATCAGTGACTTCTATGCCTAAGACCCAGGACATCACGATCAGCACGGAGGAACAGATCCGGCGCCGCGCATACGAGATATACAAAGAACGCGGCGGCCACGGCGGCACTGCTCAGGAAGATTGGTTGCAAGCTGAAATCCAGATCCGCGGGAAGCGTACTGCCTGA
- a CDS encoding MoxR family ATPase encodes MQPQSAPAALLDRAARLESALRSVIRGKNEVVRLALVAVFARGHLLIEGVPGVGKTTLGQVLARAIDCQFQRVQFTSDMLPSDVLGISIYSATEQQFEFKRGPVFTNVLLADEINRTTPKTQSALLEAMNEQQVTVDSYSHPLPQPFIVIATQNPIEHHGTYPLPESQMDRFLLRVQMGYPEAGSEREILRGEAGAARLDDVRPVLSADEITELQKFVSQVRVDEALVDYALQIVNKTRESDQLSLGVSPRGSLMLYRAAQGMAFLEGRDFCTPEDFKNLAVHTFAHRVVVNARYSSLRKKSEQAEEILREIVESVPVPV; translated from the coding sequence ATGCAACCGCAATCTGCGCCTGCCGCCCTGCTAGATCGCGCTGCTCGCCTCGAGTCTGCGCTACGCTCCGTTATTCGCGGTAAAAACGAAGTCGTCCGCCTTGCCCTGGTTGCGGTCTTCGCGCGCGGTCATCTGCTCATTGAAGGCGTTCCCGGCGTTGGCAAGACTACGCTCGGGCAGGTCCTCGCTCGCGCCATTGATTGCCAGTTCCAGCGCGTTCAGTTCACCAGCGACATGCTTCCCAGCGACGTGCTCGGCATTTCCATCTACTCGGCCACCGAGCAGCAGTTTGAATTCAAGCGCGGCCCGGTTTTCACGAACGTGCTGCTCGCCGACGAGATCAATCGCACCACGCCCAAGACGCAGTCCGCCCTGCTCGAAGCCATGAACGAGCAGCAGGTCACGGTGGATTCCTACTCGCATCCCCTGCCACAGCCGTTCATCGTCATTGCCACGCAGAACCCCATCGAGCACCACGGCACCTATCCCCTGCCGGAATCGCAGATGGATCGCTTCCTTTTACGGGTACAAATGGGATACCCCGAGGCCGGCAGCGAGCGCGAGATCCTGCGCGGCGAGGCCGGAGCGGCGCGTCTCGACGATGTCCGTCCCGTTCTCAGCGCCGACGAGATTACCGAACTCCAGAAGTTCGTGAGCCAGGTTCGCGTGGATGAAGCCCTGGTGGATTACGCGTTGCAGATTGTTAACAAGACGCGCGAGTCGGATCAACTTTCTCTCGGAGTCTCGCCTCGCGGCTCCCTTATGCTCTATCGAGCTGCCCAGGGTATGGCCTTCCTCGAAGGCCGAGACTTCTGCACGCCGGAAGACTTCAAGAATCTCGCTGTACACACCTTCGCACATCGCGTAGTGGTCAACGCGCGTTACTCGTCCCTGCGAAAGAAATCCGAGCAGGCCGAAGAGATTCTGCGCGAGATCGTCGAGAGCGTCCCGGTTCCGGTCTAA
- a CDS encoding carboxypeptidase regulatory-like domain-containing protein — protein sequence MRTNTMMKVCCAVLLLTAMAAAQNVTGTVRNGTTGKPAAGVEVVLLDLSQGMNEAAKTKTDAEGRFSMPMEGGQVPHLVRVSYQNASYFKMVPPGTSTAEIQIYEAAKKIDALAGNVNVIRVQADGNTMQVIELYAVRNDSRPPRTVVGDSTFEVVLPEGAQIDTADAQGPNGQPVSNVPTPLKEKNHYGFSFPLRPGETRFQLAYHLHYSGNAVITPRLAHAFDHFVVVLPATMGFEAKNAAQFRPMPDQQGTNVQVVTNARPGQDLSFRVSGQGAIPEDQTEAAQSQSGGATGGTQNDSRPGGGLGPPIDAPDPLAKYKWWVLGGLGIALTGGAYMLTRRPAALATTGASQTSAAAPAASASAPVAISSGNALLEAMKEELFQLEIERQQGAITQEEYEKHKAALDQTLQRALSRATRV from the coding sequence GTGAGAACAAACACGATGATGAAAGTCTGCTGTGCCGTGCTACTGCTGACCGCAATGGCAGCGGCACAGAACGTTACCGGAACGGTCAGAAACGGTACGACCGGAAAACCCGCCGCAGGCGTGGAGGTCGTGCTGCTCGATCTTTCGCAAGGCATGAACGAAGCTGCCAAAACAAAGACCGATGCCGAAGGCCGCTTCTCCATGCCAATGGAGGGCGGACAGGTGCCGCACCTCGTGCGCGTCAGCTACCAGAACGCAAGCTATTTTAAGATGGTTCCCCCCGGAACCAGCACGGCCGAAATTCAGATCTACGAAGCCGCTAAGAAGATCGACGCGCTCGCTGGAAACGTCAACGTCATCCGCGTGCAGGCCGACGGCAACACCATGCAGGTGATCGAACTCTACGCCGTGCGCAACGACTCCCGGCCACCACGCACTGTCGTCGGAGACAGCACCTTCGAGGTTGTCCTACCGGAAGGCGCGCAGATCGACACCGCCGATGCCCAGGGACCCAACGGGCAGCCGGTCTCCAACGTTCCGACGCCGCTTAAGGAGAAGAACCATTACGGATTCTCTTTCCCATTGCGCCCCGGTGAAACCAGATTTCAGCTCGCCTACCATCTCCACTATTCGGGCAATGCAGTGATTACGCCGCGCCTCGCGCACGCCTTCGACCACTTTGTTGTTGTCCTGCCGGCGACAATGGGCTTTGAGGCGAAGAATGCTGCGCAGTTCCGCCCTATGCCAGATCAGCAGGGTACCAACGTTCAGGTTGTAACGAACGCCAGGCCCGGTCAGGATCTCTCGTTCCGTGTCTCTGGCCAAGGTGCGATTCCTGAAGATCAGACTGAGGCCGCACAATCCCAATCTGGCGGCGCGACGGGTGGCACGCAGAATGACAGCCGACCCGGCGGCGGATTAGGCCCGCCTATTGACGCTCCCGACCCGCTCGCAAAATACAAGTGGTGGGTTCTCGGCGGGCTCGGAATCGCACTCACCGGTGGCGCGTACATGCTGACTCGCCGCCCCGCCGCTCTGGCCACAACAGGTGCATCTCAGACTTCCGCCGCCGCTCCCGCAGCCTCGGCCAGTGCCCCTGTCGCGATAAGCTCCGGGAACGCGCTGCTTGAAGCCATGAAAGAAGAACTCTTCCAATTGGAGATCGAGCGCCAGCAGGGCGCCATCACGCAAGAGGAGTACGAGAAGCACAAGGCTGCGCTCGACCAAACCTTGCAGCGTGCTCTATCCCGTGCCACTCGCGTCTGA
- a CDS encoding error-prone DNA polymerase — protein sequence MFVELHARSAFSFLEGASLPEELVEVCAESGVGAMALLDRDGVYGSARFHTAAKKLGLKAHIGSELSLDGESRLPLLVSERSGYQNLCRLITQMKLRVRKNTECFTCPEEIANYSAGLICLTGGDDGPLARALEHGGIDKARRTVEQLTRIFGRENVYVELQRHYDRSEEARNQASLEIARSLGLHVIATNAPQYARAAQRQVLDVFTCIRNHRTLATGRLLSKNSERHIKSAVEMARLFADIPEALANTVELSNRLGFTLADLGYEFPRYLVPDGDTMMSFLRKRTEEGARERYGHPAKAHLRQRARRQIERELCLIEKLKLEGYFLIVWDLVRFCREQGILAQGRGSAANSAVCYSLGITAVDPVGMELLFERFLSEERGEWPDIDLDLPSGDERERVIQYVYQRYGKLGAAMTANVITYRGRSAAREVGKALNFDADTLDRVSHLVGTWEYKDPDDTMERQFRQAGCDLRHPRIQKYLSLCMAVQDLPRHLGQHSGGMVICQGQLDSVVPLEPASMPGRVVVQWDKEDCADMGIIKVDLLGLGMMAVLKDSVSLIERHYGEQVSLAHLPPDDAGVYAALQKADTVGMFQIESRAQMSCLPRLRPQNFYDIVIQVALIRPGPIVGEMVNPYIKRRQGRTSVEYAHPSLEPILERTLGVPLFQEQLLRIAMVAANFTGGEAEELRRALGAKRSEKRMKEIEVKLRRGMTSNGIVPIAQEQIIQSIVSFALYGFPESHAASFALIAYSSAYLKTHYLAAFTAAMLNNQPMGFYSPATIVKDAQRHGLLIKPIDICTSHWLCTLETEDESRRTSRGGESGKPVVRMGLRYVRGLREDAALTLLRERARRPFESIADLARRVPELRKNELVALADIGALNSLGDVTQQALPGVEQPINVRVPGAPARNSAHATVQFHRRDALWQAEAASQPVGPLLSKLAQPDGSSPLNRMTNDERLVADFRGTGLTVGPHPMSYHRARMTKMGAVPAAELANIPNARSVRVAGTVIVRQRPGTAHGFVFLSLEDETGIANIIITPGLFEANRLLLVEERLLFIEGILQNLDGVVSVKADRVLPMRVSAAEIASHDFH from the coding sequence CCCTGCCAGAAGAACTGGTGGAAGTGTGCGCCGAGAGCGGCGTGGGGGCGATGGCGCTGCTCGACCGCGACGGCGTTTACGGTTCTGCGCGCTTCCACACGGCGGCGAAGAAACTCGGCCTCAAAGCCCACATTGGAAGTGAGCTTTCGCTGGACGGTGAGTCGCGCTTGCCCCTCCTGGTCTCCGAGCGCAGCGGCTATCAGAACCTCTGCCGTCTCATAACGCAGATGAAACTGCGCGTGCGAAAGAACACCGAGTGCTTCACCTGTCCGGAAGAGATTGCAAACTACAGCGCCGGACTCATCTGTCTCACGGGCGGAGATGACGGCCCCCTGGCTCGTGCGCTCGAACACGGCGGCATTGACAAAGCTCGTCGCACGGTCGAGCAACTCACGCGCATTTTCGGACGTGAAAACGTGTACGTCGAACTCCAGCGCCACTACGATCGCTCTGAAGAAGCGCGCAATCAGGCGTCGCTGGAGATTGCCCGCTCGCTCGGATTGCACGTCATCGCCACCAATGCCCCGCAGTACGCGCGTGCCGCACAGCGCCAGGTGCTCGATGTCTTTACCTGCATACGAAACCATCGCACGCTCGCAACCGGACGCCTGCTCTCAAAAAATTCCGAGCGCCACATCAAGAGCGCGGTAGAGATGGCGCGCCTCTTCGCCGACATTCCCGAAGCTCTCGCCAACACCGTCGAACTCTCCAATCGCCTTGGCTTCACCCTCGCCGATCTCGGTTATGAGTTCCCTCGCTATCTGGTGCCTGACGGCGACACCATGATGTCGTTTCTTCGCAAGCGCACGGAAGAAGGCGCGCGCGAGCGTTACGGACATCCCGCGAAGGCGCATCTGCGCCAGCGTGCGCGGCGCCAGATCGAGCGTGAGCTATGCCTTATCGAAAAACTCAAGCTGGAAGGCTACTTCCTGATTGTCTGGGATCTCGTTCGCTTCTGCCGTGAGCAAGGCATCCTCGCCCAGGGACGCGGGTCGGCCGCCAACAGCGCAGTCTGCTACTCGCTCGGCATCACTGCCGTCGATCCCGTCGGGATGGAATTGCTGTTCGAACGTTTTCTTTCCGAAGAACGGGGCGAGTGGCCTGACATCGATCTCGACCTGCCCAGCGGCGATGAACGCGAGCGTGTCATTCAGTATGTGTATCAACGTTACGGCAAACTTGGCGCGGCCATGACCGCGAACGTCATAACCTATCGCGGACGTTCTGCCGCACGTGAGGTCGGCAAGGCTCTCAACTTCGACGCCGACACGCTCGACCGCGTCTCCCACCTCGTCGGCACCTGGGAGTACAAGGACCCGGACGACACGATGGAACGTCAATTCCGTCAGGCCGGTTGCGACCTCCGCCATCCGCGAATACAGAAATACCTCAGCCTATGCATGGCCGTGCAGGACTTGCCGCGTCATCTTGGGCAGCACTCCGGCGGCATGGTTATCTGCCAGGGACAACTCGACTCCGTCGTCCCGCTCGAACCTGCCAGCATGCCTGGCCGCGTCGTCGTGCAATGGGATAAAGAAGACTGCGCCGACATGGGCATCATCAAGGTGGATTTGCTCGGCCTTGGCATGATGGCCGTATTAAAGGATTCCGTCTCGCTCATCGAACGACACTACGGCGAACAGGTTTCGCTCGCGCACCTGCCGCCCGATGATGCCGGCGTTTACGCCGCGTTGCAGAAGGCCGATACCGTAGGCATGTTCCAGATCGAGAGCCGCGCGCAGATGTCATGCCTGCCGCGGCTTCGTCCGCAGAATTTCTACGACATAGTGATACAGGTCGCACTCATTCGTCCCGGCCCCATCGTCGGCGAAATGGTGAACCCCTATATCAAGCGACGGCAAGGCCGCACGTCAGTCGAGTACGCGCATCCTTCGCTCGAGCCCATCCTCGAGCGCACCCTTGGCGTGCCACTCTTTCAGGAACAGCTTTTACGTATCGCCATGGTCGCCGCCAACTTTACCGGCGGCGAGGCCGAAGAGTTGCGTCGAGCTCTCGGGGCCAAACGCTCCGAAAAGCGCATGAAAGAAATTGAGGTCAAGCTGCGACGCGGCATGACAAGCAACGGCATCGTGCCCATAGCGCAGGAGCAGATCATCCAATCCATCGTCTCGTTCGCACTCTACGGATTCCCGGAGTCGCACGCCGCCAGCTTCGCGCTAATCGCCTACTCGAGTGCGTACCTGAAGACTCATTACCTCGCGGCCTTCACCGCAGCCATGCTCAATAACCAGCCAATGGGCTTTTATTCGCCAGCCACTATCGTCAAAGACGCGCAGCGCCATGGACTGCTCATCAAGCCCATAGACATCTGCACCTCACACTGGCTCTGCACACTGGAAACTGAAGATGAAAGTCGTCGCACGTCACGCGGCGGCGAATCCGGAAAGCCGGTTGTTCGCATGGGCCTGCGCTACGTTCGGGGTCTTCGCGAGGACGCTGCGCTTACATTGTTGCGCGAACGTGCTCGTCGCCCATTCGAGTCCATTGCCGATCTTGCACGCCGTGTACCCGAGTTGCGCAAGAACGAACTCGTCGCTCTCGCCGACATAGGTGCGCTCAATTCGTTGGGCGACGTTACGCAGCAAGCCCTGCCCGGTGTGGAACAACCGATAAATGTTCGCGTACCCGGAGCGCCCGCGCGTAATAGCGCGCACGCTACCGTGCAGTTCCACCGACGCGACGCACTCTGGCAAGCCGAGGCGGCTTCGCAGCCCGTCGGTCCCCTGCTCTCAAAACTCGCGCAGCCCGATGGCTCATCGCCTCTCAATCGCATGACCAACGACGAGCGCCTGGTTGCGGACTTCCGTGGCACGGGACTCACCGTCGGCCCGCATCCCATGTCGTACCATCGCGCACGCATGACGAAGATGGGGGCAGTGCCAGCAGCAGAACTCGCGAACATTCCCAATGCCCGAAGCGTGCGCGTTGCTGGAACTGTCATTGTGCGTCAACGCCCCGGAACCGCGCATGGCTTTGTCTTCCTCAGCCTGGAGGACGAGACCGGAATCGCGAACATTATCATCACCCCCGGCCTCTTCGAAGCCAACCGGCTGCTGCTAGTCGAAGAACGGCTTCTCTTCATTGAAGGTATTCTGCAAAACCTGGATGGAGTCGTCTCCGTCAAAGCCGATCGCGTGTTACCCATGCGCGTCAGCGCCGCCGAGATCGCGTCGCACGACTTTCATTAA
- a CDS encoding cytochrome c-type biogenesis protein CcmH has translation MNRLRQTIRRTLLLMAIALCAITLLGAGDGSTDARFNKLGHNLMCMCGCNQVLLECNHVGCSFSDRMREELAAGMQRGDSDSLILQSFVQKYGNTVLSAPTTTGFNRVAWIMPFAIFLASMGAVIVVIRTWKLRPAYRAANAAAGLPPEQLDELRERARKETEL, from the coding sequence ATGAACAGACTTCGACAAACGATTCGCCGCACGTTGTTGCTGATGGCTATCGCGCTATGCGCGATCACATTGCTGGGCGCAGGAGACGGAAGCACCGACGCGCGCTTCAACAAACTCGGACACAACCTGATGTGCATGTGCGGTTGCAACCAGGTGCTGCTGGAATGCAATCATGTCGGTTGCTCGTTCAGCGACCGTATGCGCGAGGAACTCGCCGCCGGCATGCAGCGTGGCGACAGCGATTCGCTGATCCTCCAGAGCTTCGTGCAGAAATACGGCAACACCGTGCTTTCCGCACCCACTACCACGGGATTCAACCGGGTGGCGTGGATTATGCCTTTTGCGATTTTCCTCGCCTCGATGGGCGCTGTCATTGTTGTCATCCGCACATGGAAATTGCGTCCCGCGTACCGCGCCGCGAACGCCGCTGCTGGATTGCCTCCGGAGCAACTCGACGAACTCCGCGAGCGCGCGCGCAAGGAGACCGAACTGTGA
- a CDS encoding response regulator produces MSHILIIDDNPLQLRVRETIMRDAGFQVSIATTAESALALLKTQHRLFGAVITDHVLPKASGADFVRELRKANSEIPVIVVSGMAEAEDEYEGLGVEFRQKPLPPAELIDLVQTALSVADGQPGESSLT; encoded by the coding sequence TTGAGCCACATTCTTATCATCGATGACAACCCGCTGCAATTGCGCGTGCGCGAAACGATCATGCGCGATGCGGGGTTTCAAGTGTCCATTGCTACCACGGCGGAAAGCGCCTTGGCGCTGCTAAAAACGCAACACCGGCTCTTCGGCGCGGTAATAACCGATCACGTCCTGCCGAAGGCCAGCGGGGCCGACTTCGTCCGAGAACTGCGCAAAGCAAACTCGGAAATCCCTGTCATCGTCGTAAGCGGCATGGCTGAAGCGGAAGACGAATATGAAGGCCTGGGCGTGGAGTTCCGGCAAAAACCGCTCCCACCCGCAGAACTGATCGATCTCGTGCAGACGGCGCTTTCTGTTGCGGACGGCCAACCGGGTGAGAGTTCGTTGACGTAA
- a CDS encoding zinc metalloprotease HtpX, with amino-acid sequence MGNTFKTAALLTGLTLFLVLMGQAFGGQRGMVLAFVLAAVMNFVSYFFSDKIALAMYRAKPITRDQLPRVYDVVERLTQKVGLPMPKLFVIPQDSPNAFATGRNPQHASVAVTEGILTLLTDDELEGVLAHELGHVRNRDILISSIAATLAGAITMMARMGYYAALFGGMGGRDDRDRGNGGGALGALFMMILAPIAAMLIQMAVSRSREYAADATAAKFTGNPYALANALRKLDSYSKRVPMQASPSTAHMFIVKPMLGVNFGNLFSTHPPIPERIARLTGMSPESV; translated from the coding sequence ATGGGAAACACGTTTAAGACAGCGGCCCTGCTAACGGGCCTTACTTTGTTCCTGGTATTAATGGGTCAGGCCTTCGGCGGCCAGCGCGGAATGGTGCTCGCATTCGTGCTGGCGGCGGTCATGAATTTCGTTTCGTACTTCTTCTCGGACAAGATTGCTCTCGCGATGTATCGCGCGAAGCCCATCACACGCGATCAACTGCCGCGCGTGTATGACGTCGTGGAACGCCTGACCCAGAAGGTTGGGCTGCCGATGCCGAAGTTATTCGTCATCCCGCAGGACTCGCCCAACGCGTTCGCCACCGGACGCAACCCGCAGCATGCATCCGTTGCTGTAACGGAAGGCATCCTGACCCTGCTCACGGACGATGAACTCGAAGGCGTGCTCGCTCACGAACTCGGCCACGTTCGCAACCGCGACATTCTTATCAGTTCCATTGCCGCCACCCTCGCCGGTGCCATCACGATGATGGCGCGCATGGGATACTACGCCGCGTTGTTTGGCGGCATGGGTGGTCGCGATGATCGCGATCGCGGCAACGGAGGCGGAGCCCTCGGCGCGCTCTTCATGATGATCCTCGCCCCAATCGCGGCGATGCTCATTCAGATGGCAGTCTCTCGTTCCCGCGAGTATGCGGCAGACGCCACCGCCGCGAAGTTCACCGGGAATCCTTATGCGCTGGCCAACGCTCTCCGCAAGCTAGATTCGTATTCCAAGCGCGTGCCTATGCAGGCCTCGCCCTCAACGGCGCATATGTTTATCGTGAAACCGATGCTCGGTGTCAACTTCGGAAACTTGTTCTCTACGCATCCTCCGATTCCGGAGCGCATTGCGCGACTCACCGGAATGTCACCGGAGAGCGTGTAA